Proteins from one Sabethes cyaneus chromosome 2, idSabCyanKW18_F2, whole genome shotgun sequence genomic window:
- the LOC128733779 gene encoding zinc finger protein 62 homolog isoform X3, with translation MENREPTISACSTIPAAAASSSSTNSATNIPESTGNGNSNGGTVTPDGDSSLPVISTLCRICMYDFRSQGGRLLESLSRTTIESKTLYSMLVTVCSPLAQCNNEGMPDKICSWCKARLVQAYKLYETCIKSDDRIRKLLQTHALTGGVPIKQEIIDDEDDDVELTNAEMFCDAQVKSEEPSDQDYLFDEQFYEAALSNLRIQSVHNGPEVLVQLQEHNYPSDFGTHISKPVFECEKFVKVTAKGHICLLCGRDFKYFSYFKQHALAQHDPEKPHKCEKCKYTFKTEQRLFIHMRTHIEAEIQPAAAVEPAKLQDLSPEDEPEPDQELLDDSINEEDSPDLNISINPDTGEKVYTCLVCHKQLSTFPLYNRHRTVHTVRGRPFECDICHYRFAMKFSYNAHMQRHEQGKDPAQPATFKCLECDEVFFRRKLLNLHVATEHERSLVSLNKTAPAAILTSNISDGRHGHTCPLCPETFNRESVLNNHMKMHELEAAQLKHSEVCFVCTVCGLECETRKIFDSHIKTHGDVQLPSAAGHSQTEADLSDDEHNTQNGDDSAIASPAKPDTKVGAKCELCSKTFPYACNLKQHKIIHHSELKPHECSICFYRFEYEGTLLRHMQKHSKPESNMPSVSAQVPAKQKSMTWHLKTHRSIVASEGNATVIHQLEQSLLQAAAAAAAATAASTSQPARTTSPSPGNSCSPSLAVAGSKSPTSTAKQDLQVQPQTEDKLATVTSTPKMYKCGYCPQNLDSEDAYYQHLKGHRVRRNDSLPADGDTPPLKKKRSWIRSGDHHRCNLCQKQFTFRSQLQQHTALHHQPGKPYECQKCHYSFVHKLNLKRHELTHLEEERLASEDDPSIQLLEDESFNADLEDMVEPVLEEKGSADEGNEGPSSSGEGGTTPATTAGPPKKNKCVVCSSVFQREDQLIEHLKTHIERIKVTKQETQTAKKILSDDNDRKCKLCLKVFKFSCQLKQHVQMHHAKEKPFECNICKYRFEFKGHMIRHKAINHAEEVAAEEAEMDELPSKITTPTMNPDGSEVYQCPVCPMHFVKQRSLTWHLKTHSTRRFRQDEGVPSTSSGEVMQCRFCSRTFRDVYELKAHMATHVGSSAGGSTSLSTTLPDAEHSLFGSGLDMMLQDFPDTMENHGADPLFDESNLELVLEDGFDSDDLSFNMRYQDTAPLPPAKRSLPASENSVYDVAEPGASTTPAKGKIICELCKKDFLYSCNLKQHMQLHHAKDKPFECKICFYRFEYSGHLVRHIRQNHDKSQADEAAGDAVEKNFVCTFCSELFEQKSQLNTHLHIYHKGEKQFKCDFCPASFAYKKAFDSHREECRINKRLGADSATGSTASTSKTSGATSFSCNFCKKTFSSAQKVDNHVCFQ, from the exons ATGGAAAATCGTGAACCGACAATATCCGCCTGCTCCACCATCCCCGCTGCCGCTGCAAGCAGTAGCAGCACTAATAGTGCAACAAACATACCAGAGTCCACAGGAAATGGTAATAGCAACGGGGGAACTGTGACACCCGATGGAGATTCCTCCCTGCCGGTGATAAGTACATTATGCAGAATTTGTATGTACGACTTCCGGTCACAGGGAGGAAGATTGCTAGAATCTCTGTCGCGAACGACTATCGAATCAAAAACTTTGTATTCAATGCTTGTGACCGTCTGCTCGCCACTGGCACAGTGTAATAACGAAGGAATGCCTGACAAAATCTGTAGCTGGTGCAAGGCCAGGCTTGTACAGGCGTATAAATTATACGAGACATGCATCAAAAGTGACGATAGAATCCGGAAACTGTTGCAAACACATGCTCTAACCGGAGGAGTACCCATAAAACAAGAGATTATTGACGATGAGGACGACGATGTTGAGCTTACAAACGCGGAAATGTTCTGCGACGCTCAGGTCAAGAGTGAAGAGCCTTCCGATCAGGATTATCTGTTTGACGAACAGTTCTACGAAGCAGCTTTATCGAATTTAAGAATTCAGTCGGTTCACAATGGACCGGAAGTGCTGGTACAGCTTCAGGAGCACAATTATCCGTCAGATTTCGGCACACATATATCGAAGCCTGTCTTTGAGTGCGAGAAATTTGTCAAAGTAACGGCAAAAGGTCATATTTGCCTGTTGTGCGGCAGAGATTTTAAGTATTTTAGTTACTTTAAACAGCACGCTTTAGCCCAACATGATCCGGAAAAACCTCACAAGTGCGAGAAATGCAAGTATACATTTAAAACCGAACAGCGACTGTTCATTCACATGCGAACGCATATTGAAGCTGAAATACAACCTGCGGCCGCGGTTGAACCCGCAAAGCTTCAAGATCTATCACCAGAAGATGAACCAGAACCGGACCAGGAACTACTTGACGATTCAATCAATGAAGAAGACAGTCCGGATCTGAATATATCGATAAATCCGGACACAGGAGAAAAGGTGTATACTTGTCTGGTGTGTCACAAGCAATTGTCTACGTTTCCGTTGTACAACCGTCACCGAACGGTACACACTGTCCGTGGACGACCTTTCGAGTGCGATATTTGTCACTATCGCTTTGCAATGAAGTTCAGCTACAATGCACACATGCAGCGCCATGAGCAGGGCAAAGATCCGGCTCAACCAGCCACATTCAAATGCTTAGAATGCGATGAGGTTTTCTTCAGACGAAAACTTCTGAATCTACACGTAGCCACCGAGCACGAGAGATCTCTGGTGTCACTTAATAAAACCGCGCCTGCTGCAATTTTAACGAGTAACATCTCCGACGGTCGACATGGTCACACCTGCCCGTTATGCCCGGAAACCTTCAATCGGGAATCGGTTCTGAATAACCACATGAAAATGCACGAACTTGAAGCAGCACAGCTAAAACATTCAGAAGTTTGTTTCGTATGCACCGTTTGCGGTTTGGAGTGTGAAACCCGTAAAATTTTCGATAGCCACATCAAAACTCACGGTGACGTTCAACTGCCTTCTGCTGCTGGACATTCTCAGACAGAAGCTGACCTCAGCGATGACGAACACAACACCCAAAACGGTGACGATTCTGCCATTGCTTCCCCTGCTAAACCGGACACAAAGGTTGGAGCAAAGTGTGAACTTTGCTCCAAAACATTCCCGTATGCATGCAATTTAAAGCAGCACAAAATTATTCATCACTCCGAGTTGAAGCCACACGAATGTTCTATCTGCTTTTATCGTTTCGAATATGAAGGTACCTTGCTCCGGCATATGCAAAAACATTCCAAGCCGGAGTCCAATATGCCTTCAGTCAGCGCACAGGTCCCAGCC AAACAAAAATCGATGACCTGGCATCTGAAAACGCACCGATCGATTGTAGCTAGCGAAGGCAATGCTACCGTCATACATCAATTGGAGCAAAGTCTTCTTcaagcggcggcggcggcagcagcagcaacagccgcATCTACCTCGCAGCCAGCTAGGACAACATCACCCTCCCCGGGTAACAGTTGCAGTCCGTCGCTGGCTGTCGCCGGGTCCAAGTCGCCGACGTCGACAGCGAAGCAGGATCTACAAGTGCAGCCACAAACAGAAGACAAACTGGCGACAGTGACCAGCACTCCAAAGATGTATAAATGTGGTTACTGTCCGCAG AATCTGGACTCGGAGGACGCCTATTATCAACATCTGAAGGGGCACCGCGTTCGGCGAAACGATTCCCTGCCGGCGGACGGCGACACCCCACCGCTGAAGAAGAAACGCTCCTGGATTCGCTCCGGGGACCATCATCGGTGCAATTTGTGTCAGAAACAATTTACGTTCCGCAGTCAGCTCCAGCAACACACCGCCCTTCATCACCAACCGGGGAAGCCGTACGAATGCCAGAAGTGTCATTACAGCTTTGTGCACAAGTTGAATCTCAAAAGACACGAATTGACGCACTTGGAGGAGGAAAGATTGGCAAGCGAAGATGACCCATCGATCCAGCTGCTGGAGGATGAGAGCTTCAATGCCGATCTGGAAGATATGGTTGAACCGGTGTTGGAAGAGAAAGGGTCCGCCGATGAGGGCAACGAGGGTCCTTCGTCGTCCGGTGAGGGAGGAACGACGCCCGCAACGACGGCTGGACCaccaaagaaaaacaaatgcgTCGTCTGCTCTAGCGTATTCCAGCGGGAGGATCAACTTATCGAGCACCTGAAGACGCACATCGAGCGCATTAAGGTGACCAAGCAGGAGACACAAACCGCGAAAAAGATACTCTCCGACGATAACGATCGAAAGTGCAAACTATGCCTGAAGGTGTTCAAGTTCTCCTGCCAGCTGAAGCAGCACGTCCAGATGCATCACGCCAAAGAGAAACCGTTTGAGTGTAATATTTGCAA ATATCGGTTTGAATTCAAGGGTCATATGATTCGCCACAAAGCGATAAACCACGCCGAAGAAGTGGCCGCAGAGGAAGCGGAAATGGACGAACTGCCGTCGAAAATCACAACTCCGACTATGAATCCGGACGGTTCTGAAGTGTACCAGTGTCCGGTTTGTCCGATGCATTTCGTAAAGCAGCGTTCGCTGACGTGGCATTTAAAAACTCACTCCACCCGACGTTTTAGGCAGGACGAAGGAGTGCCTTCCACATCTAGCGGGGAAGTTATGCAGTGTCGCTTCTGTTCGCGCACCTTCCGCGATGTGTACGAACTGAAGGCTCATATGGCTACTCACGTTGGTAGCAGTGCGGGCGGCTCAACGTCGCTATCCACGACTTTGCCAGACGCAGAACATTCACTGTTCGGTTCCGGCCTGGACATGATGCTGCAGGATTTTCCGGATACCATGGAAAATCACGGCGCTGATCCATTGTTCGACGAGTCCAACCTAGAGTTGGTACTGGAGGACGGATTCGATAGTGACGATCTTTCGTTTAACATGCGTTACCAAGATACGGCACCGCTTCCACCCGCCAAAAGAAGTCTTCCAGCCAGTGAAAACTCAGTTTACGACGTTGCCGAACCAGGTGCATCGACAACACCGGCGAAAGGGAAAATCATTTGCGAATTGTGCAAAAAAGATTTTCTCTACTCCTGCAATTTGAAACAACACATGCAACTTCATCACGCTAAGGATAAGCCATTCGAATGTAAGATATGCTTCTACCGGTTCGAATACAGCGGCCACCTGGTGCGTCACATTCGACAAAATCACGACAAAAGTCAGGCGGACGAGGCTGCCGGCGATGCGGTGGAGAAAAACTTCGTCTGCACCTTCTGCTCGGAGCTGTTCGAGCAAAAGT CCCAGTTAAATACGCATCTTCACATCTACCACAAGGGAGAAAAACAATTCAAATGTGACTTCTGTCCGGCCTCATTTGCTTACAAGAAAGCATTTGATTCTCATCGGGAAGAGTGCAGAATTAACAAGCGCTTGGGAG CAGACTCAGCAACGGGCTCGACAGCTTCCACCAGCAAGACGTCCGGTGCAACCAGCTTTTCGTGTAATTTCTGCAAGAAAAC ATTCAGCTCGGCTCAGAAGGTGGACAATCATGTTTGCTTTCAGTAA
- the LOC128733779 gene encoding zinc finger protein Xfin-like isoform X1, producing the protein MENREPTISACSTIPAAAASSSSTNSATNIPESTGNGNSNGGTVTPDGDSSLPVISTLCRICMYDFRSQGGRLLESLSRTTIESKTLYSMLVTVCSPLAQCNNEGMPDKICSWCKARLVQAYKLYETCIKSDDRIRKLLQTHALTGGVPIKQEIIDDEDDDVELTNAEMFCDAQVKSEEPSDQDYLFDEQFYEAALSNLRIQSVHNGPEVLVQLQEHNYPSDFGTHISKPVFECEKFVKVTAKGHICLLCGRDFKYFSYFKQHALAQHDPEKPHKCEKCKYTFKTEQRLFIHMRTHIEAEIQPAAAVEPAKLQDLSPEDEPEPDQELLDDSINEEDSPDLNISINPDTGEKVYTCLVCHKQLSTFPLYNRHRTVHTVRGRPFECDICHYRFAMKFSYNAHMQRHEQGKDPAQPATFKCLECDEVFFRRKLLNLHVATEHERSLVSLNKTAPAAILTSNISDGRHGHTCPLCPETFNRESVLNNHMKMHELEAAQLKHSEVCFVCTVCGLECETRKIFDSHIKTHGDVQLPSAAGHSQTEADLSDDEHNTQNGDDSAIASPAKPDTKVGAKCELCSKTFPYACNLKQHKIIHHSELKPHECSICFYRFEYEGTLLRHMQKHSKPESNMPSVSAQVPAVSEDTIVAPPGATLIYKCKLCSARFQKQKSMTWHLKTHRSIVASEGNATVIHQLEQSLLQAAAAAAAATAASTSQPARTTSPSPGNSCSPSLAVAGSKSPTSTAKQDLQVQPQTEDKLATVTSTPKMYKCGYCPQNLDSEDAYYQHLKGHRVRRNDSLPADGDTPPLKKKRSWIRSGDHHRCNLCQKQFTFRSQLQQHTALHHQPGKPYECQKCHYSFVHKLNLKRHELTHLEEERLASEDDPSIQLLEDESFNADLEDMVEPVLEEKGSADEGNEGPSSSGEGGTTPATTAGPPKKNKCVVCSSVFQREDQLIEHLKTHIERIKVTKQETQTAKKILSDDNDRKCKLCLKVFKFSCQLKQHVQMHHAKEKPFECNICKYRFEFKGHMIRHKAINHAEEVAAEEAEMDELPSKITTPTMNPDGSEVYQCPVCPMHFVKQRSLTWHLKTHSTRRFRQDEGVPSTSSGEVMQCRFCSRTFRDVYELKAHMATHVGSSAGGSTSLSTTLPDAEHSLFGSGLDMMLQDFPDTMENHGADPLFDESNLELVLEDGFDSDDLSFNMRYQDTAPLPPAKRSLPASENSVYDVAEPGASTTPAKGKIICELCKKDFLYSCNLKQHMQLHHAKDKPFECKICFYRFEYSGHLVRHIRQNHDKSQADEAAGDAVEKNFVCTFCSELFEQKSQLNTHLHIYHKGEKQFKCDFCPASFAYKKAFDSHREECRINKRLGADSATGSTASTSKTSGATSFSCNFCKKTFSSAQKVDNHVCFQ; encoded by the exons ATGGAAAATCGTGAACCGACAATATCCGCCTGCTCCACCATCCCCGCTGCCGCTGCAAGCAGTAGCAGCACTAATAGTGCAACAAACATACCAGAGTCCACAGGAAATGGTAATAGCAACGGGGGAACTGTGACACCCGATGGAGATTCCTCCCTGCCGGTGATAAGTACATTATGCAGAATTTGTATGTACGACTTCCGGTCACAGGGAGGAAGATTGCTAGAATCTCTGTCGCGAACGACTATCGAATCAAAAACTTTGTATTCAATGCTTGTGACCGTCTGCTCGCCACTGGCACAGTGTAATAACGAAGGAATGCCTGACAAAATCTGTAGCTGGTGCAAGGCCAGGCTTGTACAGGCGTATAAATTATACGAGACATGCATCAAAAGTGACGATAGAATCCGGAAACTGTTGCAAACACATGCTCTAACCGGAGGAGTACCCATAAAACAAGAGATTATTGACGATGAGGACGACGATGTTGAGCTTACAAACGCGGAAATGTTCTGCGACGCTCAGGTCAAGAGTGAAGAGCCTTCCGATCAGGATTATCTGTTTGACGAACAGTTCTACGAAGCAGCTTTATCGAATTTAAGAATTCAGTCGGTTCACAATGGACCGGAAGTGCTGGTACAGCTTCAGGAGCACAATTATCCGTCAGATTTCGGCACACATATATCGAAGCCTGTCTTTGAGTGCGAGAAATTTGTCAAAGTAACGGCAAAAGGTCATATTTGCCTGTTGTGCGGCAGAGATTTTAAGTATTTTAGTTACTTTAAACAGCACGCTTTAGCCCAACATGATCCGGAAAAACCTCACAAGTGCGAGAAATGCAAGTATACATTTAAAACCGAACAGCGACTGTTCATTCACATGCGAACGCATATTGAAGCTGAAATACAACCTGCGGCCGCGGTTGAACCCGCAAAGCTTCAAGATCTATCACCAGAAGATGAACCAGAACCGGACCAGGAACTACTTGACGATTCAATCAATGAAGAAGACAGTCCGGATCTGAATATATCGATAAATCCGGACACAGGAGAAAAGGTGTATACTTGTCTGGTGTGTCACAAGCAATTGTCTACGTTTCCGTTGTACAACCGTCACCGAACGGTACACACTGTCCGTGGACGACCTTTCGAGTGCGATATTTGTCACTATCGCTTTGCAATGAAGTTCAGCTACAATGCACACATGCAGCGCCATGAGCAGGGCAAAGATCCGGCTCAACCAGCCACATTCAAATGCTTAGAATGCGATGAGGTTTTCTTCAGACGAAAACTTCTGAATCTACACGTAGCCACCGAGCACGAGAGATCTCTGGTGTCACTTAATAAAACCGCGCCTGCTGCAATTTTAACGAGTAACATCTCCGACGGTCGACATGGTCACACCTGCCCGTTATGCCCGGAAACCTTCAATCGGGAATCGGTTCTGAATAACCACATGAAAATGCACGAACTTGAAGCAGCACAGCTAAAACATTCAGAAGTTTGTTTCGTATGCACCGTTTGCGGTTTGGAGTGTGAAACCCGTAAAATTTTCGATAGCCACATCAAAACTCACGGTGACGTTCAACTGCCTTCTGCTGCTGGACATTCTCAGACAGAAGCTGACCTCAGCGATGACGAACACAACACCCAAAACGGTGACGATTCTGCCATTGCTTCCCCTGCTAAACCGGACACAAAGGTTGGAGCAAAGTGTGAACTTTGCTCCAAAACATTCCCGTATGCATGCAATTTAAAGCAGCACAAAATTATTCATCACTCCGAGTTGAAGCCACACGAATGTTCTATCTGCTTTTATCGTTTCGAATATGAAGGTACCTTGCTCCGGCATATGCAAAAACATTCCAAGCCGGAGTCCAATATGCCTTCAGTCAGCGCACAGGTCCCAGCCGTGAGTGAAGATACCATTGTCGCTCCGCCGGGAGCCACGCTTATTTACAAGTGCAAATTGTGCTCCGCTCGCTTTCAGAAACAAAAATCGATGACCTGGCATCTGAAAACGCACCGATCGATTGTAGCTAGCGAAGGCAATGCTACCGTCATACATCAATTGGAGCAAAGTCTTCTTcaagcggcggcggcggcagcagcagcaacagccgcATCTACCTCGCAGCCAGCTAGGACAACATCACCCTCCCCGGGTAACAGTTGCAGTCCGTCGCTGGCTGTCGCCGGGTCCAAGTCGCCGACGTCGACAGCGAAGCAGGATCTACAAGTGCAGCCACAAACAGAAGACAAACTGGCGACAGTGACCAGCACTCCAAAGATGTATAAATGTGGTTACTGTCCGCAG AATCTGGACTCGGAGGACGCCTATTATCAACATCTGAAGGGGCACCGCGTTCGGCGAAACGATTCCCTGCCGGCGGACGGCGACACCCCACCGCTGAAGAAGAAACGCTCCTGGATTCGCTCCGGGGACCATCATCGGTGCAATTTGTGTCAGAAACAATTTACGTTCCGCAGTCAGCTCCAGCAACACACCGCCCTTCATCACCAACCGGGGAAGCCGTACGAATGCCAGAAGTGTCATTACAGCTTTGTGCACAAGTTGAATCTCAAAAGACACGAATTGACGCACTTGGAGGAGGAAAGATTGGCAAGCGAAGATGACCCATCGATCCAGCTGCTGGAGGATGAGAGCTTCAATGCCGATCTGGAAGATATGGTTGAACCGGTGTTGGAAGAGAAAGGGTCCGCCGATGAGGGCAACGAGGGTCCTTCGTCGTCCGGTGAGGGAGGAACGACGCCCGCAACGACGGCTGGACCaccaaagaaaaacaaatgcgTCGTCTGCTCTAGCGTATTCCAGCGGGAGGATCAACTTATCGAGCACCTGAAGACGCACATCGAGCGCATTAAGGTGACCAAGCAGGAGACACAAACCGCGAAAAAGATACTCTCCGACGATAACGATCGAAAGTGCAAACTATGCCTGAAGGTGTTCAAGTTCTCCTGCCAGCTGAAGCAGCACGTCCAGATGCATCACGCCAAAGAGAAACCGTTTGAGTGTAATATTTGCAA ATATCGGTTTGAATTCAAGGGTCATATGATTCGCCACAAAGCGATAAACCACGCCGAAGAAGTGGCCGCAGAGGAAGCGGAAATGGACGAACTGCCGTCGAAAATCACAACTCCGACTATGAATCCGGACGGTTCTGAAGTGTACCAGTGTCCGGTTTGTCCGATGCATTTCGTAAAGCAGCGTTCGCTGACGTGGCATTTAAAAACTCACTCCACCCGACGTTTTAGGCAGGACGAAGGAGTGCCTTCCACATCTAGCGGGGAAGTTATGCAGTGTCGCTTCTGTTCGCGCACCTTCCGCGATGTGTACGAACTGAAGGCTCATATGGCTACTCACGTTGGTAGCAGTGCGGGCGGCTCAACGTCGCTATCCACGACTTTGCCAGACGCAGAACATTCACTGTTCGGTTCCGGCCTGGACATGATGCTGCAGGATTTTCCGGATACCATGGAAAATCACGGCGCTGATCCATTGTTCGACGAGTCCAACCTAGAGTTGGTACTGGAGGACGGATTCGATAGTGACGATCTTTCGTTTAACATGCGTTACCAAGATACGGCACCGCTTCCACCCGCCAAAAGAAGTCTTCCAGCCAGTGAAAACTCAGTTTACGACGTTGCCGAACCAGGTGCATCGACAACACCGGCGAAAGGGAAAATCATTTGCGAATTGTGCAAAAAAGATTTTCTCTACTCCTGCAATTTGAAACAACACATGCAACTTCATCACGCTAAGGATAAGCCATTCGAATGTAAGATATGCTTCTACCGGTTCGAATACAGCGGCCACCTGGTGCGTCACATTCGACAAAATCACGACAAAAGTCAGGCGGACGAGGCTGCCGGCGATGCGGTGGAGAAAAACTTCGTCTGCACCTTCTGCTCGGAGCTGTTCGAGCAAAAGT CCCAGTTAAATACGCATCTTCACATCTACCACAAGGGAGAAAAACAATTCAAATGTGACTTCTGTCCGGCCTCATTTGCTTACAAGAAAGCATTTGATTCTCATCGGGAAGAGTGCAGAATTAACAAGCGCTTGGGAG CAGACTCAGCAACGGGCTCGACAGCTTCCACCAGCAAGACGTCCGGTGCAACCAGCTTTTCGTGTAATTTCTGCAAGAAAAC ATTCAGCTCGGCTCAGAAGGTGGACAATCATGTTTGCTTTCAGTAA